The following are encoded in a window of Stigmatella erecta genomic DNA:
- a CDS encoding 3-oxoacyl-ACP synthase III family protein: MTSHEVMEKLIHRPKKLDLQRVTGIVERRVCAPHEDSFTLARRAAEDCLKHSSHKAEDLEMLVFCGISRFDAGMMSMRFAPSISARLREALGARNAMVIDVSNACAGMMSGLFVVDDFIRRGVVRTAMVVSGEYISSLATNAQQTLDSPKHLEFASLTVGDAGAAFIAERAPDGSPGILSTVFNTFSEHVDLCTGGPHPTRPGGRMLTRSREIHDAVIKHTPGVMSRALDRAGIQWADLDHIIIHQISVRTIKKCAAHAEAKLGPTQANWVVTSDLFGNTASTTHWLALRQCLAEGRIQKGDRVMLTSQASGLVVAAVVFTIDQLRERYGNAN, from the coding sequence GTGACGAGCCACGAGGTGATGGAGAAGCTGATCCATCGCCCGAAGAAGCTGGATCTCCAGCGTGTGACTGGCATTGTCGAGCGCCGGGTATGTGCGCCGCACGAGGACTCTTTTACCCTGGCCCGGCGCGCGGCGGAGGACTGCCTCAAGCACTCCTCGCACAAGGCCGAGGACTTGGAGATGCTGGTGTTCTGCGGCATCTCCCGTTTCGACGCTGGCATGATGTCCATGCGGTTCGCGCCGTCCATCAGCGCGCGGCTACGCGAGGCGCTGGGCGCGCGCAACGCCATGGTCATTGATGTCTCCAATGCCTGCGCTGGAATGATGAGCGGCTTGTTTGTCGTGGACGACTTCATCCGCCGGGGCGTGGTGCGCACGGCCATGGTGGTCAGTGGGGAGTACATCAGCAGCCTGGCCACCAACGCCCAGCAGACGCTGGACAGCCCCAAGCACCTGGAGTTCGCGTCGTTGACGGTGGGAGACGCGGGGGCCGCCTTCATTGCCGAGCGCGCCCCGGACGGAAGTCCGGGCATCCTGTCCACCGTGTTCAACACCTTCTCCGAGCACGTGGACCTCTGCACCGGAGGGCCGCATCCCACCCGTCCCGGCGGCCGCATGCTCACGCGGTCCCGCGAGATCCACGACGCGGTCATCAAACACACGCCGGGCGTGATGAGCCGGGCGCTCGACCGGGCGGGGATTCAATGGGCGGACCTGGACCACATCATCATCCACCAGATCTCGGTGCGAACCATCAAGAAGTGCGCGGCGCACGCGGAGGCAAAGCTGGGGCCCACCCAGGCGAATTGGGTTGTGACCTCGGATCTCTTTGGTAACACCGCGTCCACCACCCATTGGCTGGCGCTGCGGCAGTGTCTGGCGGAGGGACGGATCCAGAAGGGCGACCGCGTGATGCTGACGTCGCAAGCGTCAGGACTCGTCGTGGCCGCCGTGGTTTTCACCATCGACCAATTGAGAGAACGATACGGGAACGCGAATTGA